The Longimicrobium sp. genome segment GCCGGTGCAGTCCGCGAAGGCGGACTTCGGGCCGTAGTTGCCGCGAATTCATTCGCCCCAGCGGACCTGGCGCTTGGGCGATTCCTCAGGAATGGAGCGTAGATGACCGAAACAACCACCAGCGGCGCGCACGCCACGTTCGGCGGGGCCACGCACCTGGAGTGCACCCGCTGCGGCGCCACGTACGAAAGCGAGGTGCTGCACCGGCTTTCGCCCTGCTGCGAAAAGCCGCTGTACCCCCGCTACGCGCTGGATCTGATCGGCGGGCGGCTGCGGCGCGACGACCTAGCCGGGCGCTCGGCTGACCTGTGGCGCTACGCCGAGCTGCTGCCCGTGCGCGATCCCGCCAACGCCGTCCGCCTGGGCGAGGGGTTCACGCCCATGATCGACGCGCCGCGGCTGGCCAGCCGCCTGGGCGTGGCGCAGTGCTGGGTGAAAGACGAGGGGCAGAACCCCACCGCGTCGTTCAAGGCGCGCGGGCTGTGCATGGCCATCTCGCGGGCCAAGGAGCTGGGCGTTACCGAAGTGGGCATCCCTTCCGCCGGCAACGCGGGGAGCGCCACCGCCGCCTACGCCGCCGCCGCGGGGATGACGGCGCACGTCGTCGTCCCCGACGACACGCCGCACCCCATCATCGAGGAGATGCGGGCGCTGGGTGCAGATGTCGAGCTCCTCGCCGGGCTGATCACCGACTGCGCCGCCCGCGTGGCCGAGGGCACGCGCGAGCACGGCTGGTTCG includes the following:
- a CDS encoding threonine synthase; the encoded protein is MTETTTSGAHATFGGATHLECTRCGATYESEVLHRLSPCCEKPLYPRYALDLIGGRLRRDDLAGRSADLWRYAELLPVRDPANAVRLGEGFTPMIDAPRLASRLGVAQCWVKDEGQNPTASFKARGLCMAISRAKELGVTEVGIPSAGNAGSATAAYAAAAGMTAHVVVPDDTPHPIIEEMRALGADVELLAGLITDCAARVAEGTREHGWFDLSTLKEPYRVEGKKTMGYEVAEQLGWTLPDVIVYPTGGGTGLVGMWKAFDEMERLGWIGPERPRMICVQAEGCAPMVRAFEQGTEYAEPWVNAHTYASGLRVPRAVGDFLILDALRSSGGAALAVSDDDMRDWTRLVGTDTGVFCAPEGAATAVAAARLRQLGAIRAEDRVVLFNTGSGLKYVVRT